In Papaver somniferum cultivar HN1 chromosome 9, ASM357369v1, whole genome shotgun sequence, the genomic stretch ACTGAAGGGGATAGATTTAAACCTTAAATTGTGGCTGATACTCTGCTGGAGCACCACCCTTATCTCCTCCAAACTCCCCTGGTGCTCCCCCTCTTGGACCACCACGGTATCCATCTCTGTCACCACCAAATCTAGGTCTGTCACCACCTTCATAATTACGCCTAaatacacaacaacaacaacaacaacaacaacatcaatctcCAAAACCATACACAAATCAGAAATCAAATGCTACAAACACATCAAATCCAAAAGCAAAACATCAACAAATCATACCTAGGTCTGTCACCCTGTGGTGCTCTTCCAGTTTGAGCAGATTTCTTCAAAGTGTTAGGCACAATCTCAGATGGTAGATTCAAGTAAGTCCTCAAAAACTCAATACCATCATTAGTCAAAAACCAGTAGTAATGCATCCATGCGAATGTCTCGCGAACGTATTCCTTTGATTTAAAACTCTGCATAAGCTTAATCACTTGTAGATTTGGTACATCAATGTCTGGATGCTTTGCCAAGTTGAAATCCTTCTTTGCATACAGTACTCCCTCTGAATCAAAGAATAAAAcccaaaatcaaacacaaaatccagtaaaaacccaaaatcaaacacaaaatccagtaaataaacaacaaaatcaagCAGAAAAAACACAGACCTAAACGAGTTTGAGGGTTTTACCTTGGAAGAGGTACTTTGAAATCTCACGACGGTTCTTCTCGGACAtaatctgaaaagaagaaaatgaaacagAAGAAGAGATTAGGGTTCATGACTGTAAAGAGGTTattgaagaaggagaaggaggaaAGTGATGGGATTTAGGGTTCGGTGATGCTTACCATGGTTGCGGCGAGTTGGAGAAGACGGAAGCTTTTCTTCTGTggttttctcttctctttctctctctcgctGAGATTGCAAAGGCTTGAAACCTTAGAGAAAATGCCTTCGATTTATCTGTGAAAAGAGAGGCGAGTGTGGGTAAGGCCTTGTTTGGTTTGTGTGTGTAGTGCTAGGGTTTTAATTGGGCTTTTTATTTGAAGGATTTGGAATAGGGTCATAATTGGGCTTTTTATTTGAAGGATTTGGAATAGGGTCATGATT encodes the following:
- the LOC113310993 gene encoding 40S ribosomal protein S10-1-like isoform X1, encoding MIMSEKNRREISKYLFQEGVLYAKKDFNLAKHPDIDVPNLQVIKLMQSFKSKEYVRETFAWMHYYWFLTNDGIEFLRTYLNLPSEIVPNTLKKSAQTGRAPQGDRPRRNYEGGDRPRFGGDRDGYRGGPRGGAPGEFGGDKGGAPAEYQPQFKGSGGRGGFGRGGGGGFGGGAAGSGLP
- the LOC113310993 gene encoding 40S ribosomal protein S10-3-like isoform X2; this encodes MIMSEKNRREISKYLFQEGVLYAKKDFNLAKHPDIDVPNLQVIKLMQSFKSKEYVRETFAWMHYYWFLTNDGIEFLRTYLNLPSEIVPNTLKKSAQTGRAPQGDRPRRNYEGGDRPRFGGDRDGYRGGPRGGAPGEFGGDKGGAPAEYQPQFKGLVLTS